The Fimbriimonadales bacterium genome contains a region encoding:
- a CDS encoding S41 family peptidase, which produces MSKRKDVIFVSLTVIFGLLAGFGGHRLRENYEQERRRELGYYYAQGVKKTTLDVVDEELISGGEFLDHIMDIVHGIYVEEIKDETPLAHGALDFLFQELHDTGSRFYTPKEWKIQQDILKGIYRGIGANVIVFHQVKDNQPEFPIVVVSVPMDSVAWKAGLRPGDVIEEINGKWVASRWLVADVHAARMKLRKKQITQKQFDELFSWVKNKIENLILVPQALQQLLEPTTGETKLKILRNGKPKLITIQRDVHRVELVEIDGNTIRIRGFDPSVPVALKKFLEDKKEITIDLRENGGGSFESMQACLELLIPEGTYAQIKREPDKPLEPLRIERGVAQPIKIDVYVDEGTAREAELFAVALRDRANAKWIGSSTFGLGAKIERFTLQDGSGYTLTSGMLYDIAGKPLYRLQNISTRNTLDLLKLPAETNGQIQTIKEPTSKKEKQGVGR; this is translated from the coding sequence ATGAGTAAAAGAAAAGACGTAATATTTGTTTCGCTGACCGTAATCTTCGGACTCCTTGCGGGGTTCGGAGGTCATCGTCTTCGAGAAAACTACGAGCAAGAGCGTCGCAGAGAACTCGGATATTATTACGCGCAAGGAGTAAAAAAAACTACCCTCGATGTCGTTGACGAAGAGTTGATTTCAGGGGGGGAATTTCTCGATCACATTATGGACATCGTTCATGGGATTTATGTAGAGGAAATCAAAGACGAAACCCCTCTCGCCCATGGTGCACTCGATTTCCTGTTTCAAGAACTTCACGATACAGGAAGCCGATTCTACACCCCTAAAGAATGGAAAATTCAACAAGATATTCTAAAAGGTATTTATCGAGGAATCGGAGCAAACGTGATTGTTTTCCATCAAGTAAAAGATAATCAGCCCGAATTTCCCATCGTGGTTGTGAGCGTTCCTATGGACAGCGTTGCGTGGAAGGCAGGTCTTCGCCCGGGAGACGTCATCGAAGAAATCAATGGAAAATGGGTTGCGAGTCGCTGGCTCGTTGCAGATGTGCATGCCGCGCGCATGAAATTGCGAAAAAAACAAATTACGCAAAAACAATTCGACGAGTTATTCTCATGGGTGAAAAATAAAATTGAAAATCTTATCTTGGTACCTCAGGCTTTGCAGCAATTACTCGAACCGACCACAGGCGAGACAAAATTAAAAATACTGCGAAACGGAAAACCGAAACTTATTACGATTCAACGGGATGTGCATCGAGTCGAATTGGTCGAGATCGATGGGAATACGATTCGCATCAGGGGCTTCGATCCCTCCGTCCCTGTTGCGTTGAAAAAATTTCTCGAAGATAAAAAGGAAATCACGATTGACTTGCGGGAAAATGGCGGAGGCTCCTTCGAAAGCATGCAAGCCTGTTTGGAATTACTGATTCCGGAAGGCACGTATGCACAAATAAAACGCGAGCCCGATAAACCGCTCGAGCCTTTGCGAATTGAAAGAGGAGTAGCGCAACCGATAAAGATCGATGTTTACGTTGATGAAGGCACCGCAAGAGAAGCCGAACTCTTTGCCGTCGCTCTGAGAGATCGTGCAAATGCGAAGTGGATAGGTTCATCTACTTTCGGATTAGGTGCGAAAATCGAACGCTTCACGCTTCAAGATGGCAGTGGATATACCTTGACATCCGGCATGCTCTACGACATAGCAGGGAAACCGTTGTATCGCTTACAGAACATCAGCACGAGAAACACACTCGATTTGTTGAAATTGCCCGCAGAAACTAACGGACAAATCCAAACGATAAAAGAACCGACATCGAAGAAGGAAAAACAGGGAGTGGGCAGATGA
- a CDS encoding S41 family peptidase, with protein sequence MSIWGRLFLIFSVAILSFITGYSFREIVRGEGPHNLGTLAEAIGLRNEEPGSLKPSTAFVTALGRIEAEFYGTPDRQKLIFAAANGMLAALNDPYTLLLEAKEAELFDERNRGRFTNSGGIGAELSPHELGARVERVFKNSPASKAGLKPNDLVVKVNGEDVAGDAVETIVERIRGQEGTKVQITIFRPSEKKTKTFSLTRRRVSIQDVYGDVIFVDSKNGKVPIGLMQVRMFSETMVRQFDEEYDALEAKKIKGLIIDLRHNPGGLMDSAVDLAGRFLSGKLVATMKRRNSAPETYFTKRSFARKRDYPVVILVDDTTASAAEIFAGALQDYKVATLVGEHTFGKASVQTMVPLRNGAELKITIGKYYLPSNKPIARVEDENGRYVSGGIWPDVQVKLSPNAVPGDQKSDNQLQKAIKVILQKIDG encoded by the coding sequence ATGAGCATTTGGGGGCGTTTGTTTCTTATTTTCTCGGTAGCGATTTTATCGTTCATTACCGGTTATTCCTTCCGTGAAATCGTTCGAGGGGAAGGTCCGCATAACTTGGGCACGCTGGCAGAAGCCATAGGATTAAGAAATGAAGAACCGGGAAGCCTAAAACCCTCGACCGCTTTCGTAACGGCTCTCGGAAGAATCGAAGCGGAATTTTATGGAACTCCCGACCGACAAAAACTGATATTCGCCGCGGCGAATGGCATGCTCGCTGCATTGAATGACCCTTACACTCTTTTACTGGAAGCGAAGGAAGCGGAACTCTTCGACGAAAGAAATCGAGGACGATTTACGAATTCGGGGGGGATCGGTGCAGAACTTTCACCTCATGAACTCGGTGCACGCGTGGAACGAGTCTTCAAAAACAGTCCAGCATCGAAAGCGGGGCTTAAACCGAATGACTTGGTTGTCAAAGTCAACGGAGAAGATGTCGCAGGAGACGCTGTAGAAACGATCGTGGAAAGAATTAGAGGGCAAGAAGGAACGAAAGTGCAGATCACGATCTTCCGACCATCCGAGAAGAAAACAAAAACCTTTTCGTTGACAAGACGCAGAGTTTCGATTCAAGACGTTTACGGAGATGTGATTTTTGTGGACAGTAAAAATGGCAAGGTTCCCATCGGATTGATGCAAGTGCGGATGTTTTCGGAAACCATGGTGCGGCAGTTCGATGAAGAATATGATGCTCTCGAAGCGAAAAAAATAAAAGGTTTGATTATTGATTTACGACATAACCCAGGCGGTTTGATGGATTCGGCGGTGGATTTGGCTGGCAGGTTCTTGAGCGGGAAATTAGTCGCTACGATGAAACGCCGAAATAGCGCTCCTGAAACCTATTTTACGAAAAGAAGTTTCGCGCGAAAAAGAGATTATCCGGTGGTGATTTTGGTGGATGACACTACGGCGAGCGCGGCAGAGATATTCGCAGGGGCATTGCAAGATTATAAAGTAGCAACGCTCGTAGGAGAACACACCTTCGGAAAGGCTTCGGTTCAAACCATGGTACCTCTTCGCAATGGTGCCGAATTGAAAATCACGATAGGAAAATATTATCTTCCGAGCAATAAACCCATCGCTCGCGTGGAAGACGAAAACGGTCGTTACGTCAGCGGTGGTATTTGGCCCGATGTTCAAGTAAAACTTTCACCCAACGCTGTACCTGGAGACCAAAAGAGCGATAATCAACTTCAAAAAGCAATCAAAGTCATCTTACAAAAAATCGACGGATAA
- a CDS encoding discoidin domain-containing protein has protein sequence MLGLICCLSFLQSPQTILLYRGAKLDSDPQTPYYACQDTTLSPDFPERSFAQGISLRATPRSRILIRFADLERAIGPHKTIRRAKLVLFPDYIQSPGEIRLFRFRGRWNEGPGMGDANEKTSHGATTWKYQFYSEKGKPKEWKNGGEKYVEKNPSAKASYVPQQNEIVIEGLQKDVQDFYERWYENWGWAIEVTSNVVLNSSEAPPSLRPRLEVEVVDSPTSSGADLSVIYISRFPEYERYDNRGDAYVRMNVNGHESGVMMNPGKADTQKWPKDGEEVRYVAVVKNVGDAPSNGFAYQWLFNDEKVAEGRYEQRIEPGKTVEFEIRSKFLNDSFDHRTQPILFRVTPDAQDALKANDALEIQACALNIGIWVDEGFYESFRKQTNGIGSRAFEDWIQWQFRIWNDVFMTHSRFSFAQDGSRERIRIQKIDIVPNGTLKGGAHIPNDTPTLTYDGEWGFDSSFGEAEKYIQAVRRICDRALLHELSHQIGLIDLYWMNVDPSLPDGTRGKVKLKTNDFVLTRGHFDPYAGLMGGGDTRNDIHIPWAYSIPNEPIEIPALLSPVFEPTQLYSATDVAALNANVGYRRGFYGEFLYSVPDVVIVRCLDYQGIPIPSGTLSFYQMKNGVIQDAPPDFTVDIKNGTALLPNRPTGLEQPFTTLTGHTLKPNPFGRIDVVGTNGVFLVRLDFAGQTEWAFLKVWQLADAYARGNKRAYIQDLRFAVSHRPLKTDNLALKRIVIDKRNSPQSELSKLVDGDASTIFEFAPPPPATGGVPGDATQDWVEIDLGRDRPIGEVRLVVNGDANAFWQKFEIWVYTTGQTVKEAQLFSLEASWSFASAFRSDIDPKNFRVRSVAYRARPLTVRYIRLTNRSSTGGRLAEIEVRETEVVR, from the coding sequence ATGCTTGGGCTCATTTGCTGTCTATCTTTCCTTCAATCCCCTCAAACCATCCTCCTCTATCGAGGGGCGAAGTTGGATTCAGACCCGCAAACACCATACTACGCCTGCCAAGACACGACGCTTTCGCCGGATTTTCCCGAGCGCTCCTTCGCGCAGGGAATCTCCCTACGTGCAACTCCAAGATCTCGAATCCTCATTCGATTCGCTGATTTGGAGCGAGCCATCGGACCTCATAAAACGATTCGTCGAGCGAAATTGGTTTTATTCCCGGATTACATTCAATCACCCGGCGAAATTCGCCTCTTTCGCTTTCGTGGACGTTGGAACGAAGGTCCAGGGATGGGTGACGCAAACGAGAAAACGTCACACGGAGCAACCACATGGAAATACCAGTTCTATTCGGAAAAAGGAAAACCGAAAGAATGGAAAAACGGGGGGGAGAAATACGTAGAGAAAAATCCGAGCGCCAAGGCATCTTACGTGCCACAGCAAAACGAAATCGTAATCGAAGGATTGCAGAAGGACGTTCAAGATTTCTATGAACGATGGTACGAGAATTGGGGGTGGGCGATAGAAGTAACTTCTAATGTCGTTTTGAATTCTTCCGAAGCCCCCCCATCTCTGCGCCCCCGTTTGGAAGTCGAGGTGGTGGATTCTCCGACATCATCGGGCGCAGACCTCAGCGTGATTTACATTTCGAGGTTTCCGGAATACGAAAGATACGACAATCGGGGAGACGCGTATGTGCGTATGAACGTGAATGGTCATGAGTCCGGTGTGATGATGAATCCAGGTAAAGCGGATACGCAAAAATGGCCCAAAGACGGTGAGGAAGTCCGTTATGTCGCCGTCGTGAAAAATGTCGGCGATGCGCCTTCGAATGGATTCGCCTATCAATGGCTCTTCAATGACGAAAAAGTCGCAGAGGGACGCTACGAGCAAAGAATCGAACCCGGAAAAACCGTGGAATTCGAAATCCGCTCGAAATTCCTAAACGATTCGTTCGACCACAGAACGCAGCCTATCCTCTTTCGTGTCACGCCCGATGCGCAAGATGCTTTGAAAGCCAACGATGCATTGGAGATTCAAGCCTGCGCACTGAATATCGGCATTTGGGTAGACGAAGGGTTCTATGAGTCGTTCCGAAAACAAACGAATGGAATCGGTTCGCGCGCTTTCGAAGATTGGATTCAATGGCAGTTCCGAATTTGGAACGACGTTTTCATGACGCACAGCCGTTTCAGTTTCGCGCAAGACGGCTCGCGGGAAAGAATTCGCATTCAGAAAATCGATATCGTGCCGAATGGAACTTTGAAGGGGGGGGCGCATATTCCGAATGACACCCCCACGCTCACGTACGACGGCGAATGGGGCTTCGATTCCTCCTTCGGCGAAGCGGAAAAATACATCCAAGCCGTACGCCGAATTTGCGATAGAGCCTTGCTTCACGAACTCAGTCATCAAATCGGTTTGATCGATTTGTACTGGATGAATGTAGACCCGTCCTTGCCCGATGGAACTCGCGGCAAAGTAAAACTGAAAACGAACGATTTCGTTCTGACCCGTGGACATTTCGATCCCTACGCTGGTCTCATGGGTGGGGGGGATACTCGCAACGACATCCATATCCCCTGGGCATACAGCATTCCGAACGAACCCATAGAAATTCCCGCCCTTCTCAGCCCGGTTTTCGAACCGACTCAACTCTATTCCGCTACCGATGTCGCCGCGCTCAATGCGAATGTGGGATATCGGCGCGGATTTTATGGGGAATTCTTGTATTCCGTTCCCGACGTCGTGATTGTACGATGCTTGGATTATCAAGGAATACCCATTCCGTCAGGGACGCTATCGTTTTATCAAATGAAAAACGGTGTAATTCAGGATGCCCCCCCGGATTTCACGGTGGATATCAAAAATGGAACGGCGTTGCTGCCGAATCGCCCTACTGGACTCGAACAGCCATTTACCACGCTCACAGGGCACACCTTGAAACCCAATCCTTTCGGAAGAATCGATGTGGTGGGGACGAACGGGGTCTTTCTGGTTCGACTGGATTTCGCGGGGCAAACGGAGTGGGCGTTTTTGAAGGTCTGGCAGTTGGCGGATGCATATGCGAGAGGGAACAAACGCGCTTACATTCAGGATTTGCGCTTTGCAGTGTCGCACAGACCGCTGAAAACCGACAATTTGGCGCTGAAGCGAATCGTAATCGATAAGCGAAACAGCCCGCAAAGCGAACTCTCTAAGTTGGTCGATGGCGACGCGAGCACGATTTTCGAATTCGCCCCCCCGCCCCCCGCGACGGGTGGTGTTCCTGGTGACGCCACGCAAGATTGGGTCGAAATCGATTTGGGTAGAGACCGCCCGATTGGAGAGGTGCGCCTCGTCGTCAATGGAGACGCGAATGCCTTTTGGCAGAAATTCGAAATATGGGTCTACACGACCGGGCAAACCGTGAAAGAAGCGCAGTTGTTTTCGCTAGAGGCTTCTTGGTCGTTCGCCTCTGCGTTTCGAAGCGACATCGACCCGAAGAATTTTCGAGTTCGCAGCGTCGCCTACCGCGCCCGCCCATTAACAGTCCGCTATATTCGCCTCACCAACCGCTCTTCTACGGGGGGGCGACTGGCAGAAATAGAAGTGCGAGAGACGGAGGTGGTGAGGTGA
- a CDS encoding N-6 DNA methylase: MSGISKFTKLVDEQDARNIKITHAQRLIHKLEAIKVCDPACGSGAYLLGMLQEIHALQVLLDTAAHRDTARDDYERKLKIIENCLYGVDIDAFAINIAWLRLWLSLVIDDPRNPLDDPNADVSLPNLDVKIEVGDSLLAPVPSDLMKDTRGQFALVKPFIEKYINEKSEYLRCAPEKKAQLRKEMASTKNEIRAFFKTEPPVGSLDWAIEFIEVFIDENGVWRGGFDVVLANPPYGLKLDDSVRNHYFDRRTEGAQSKDSYGIFIAQGIRLLKPGGTLCYIVSDTWRTIRSHLPLRKRLLTQTTVSHFIDLPSWVFDATVNTCILTLRKGAPTEEHQVIAADLRALPRGDWDTLIKNLNAIAYHGPDLQTLTFARYTYPQSLIATYENCSFFIASPKLYRLMSDPRFQKLGDIADVKVGLQTGDNEYYLRKRPGVRGNYQILDESKLLTEEEIANLSEDEKRNGVDPAKYGGRHFVPYDKGGESDADEGWLPNYYVPTGYFIDWSRDAVHRLRTATVADVKRRKGEKIKPGDEERIASRFQNSEFYFRKGITFSYTGFYAPNFRLSSGAVFDVGGSSCFWDSNVAPEFLLALLASCINKFVAKNFVDHTVNFQVDEFKELLVNLNIEDSNKHRLITLVASIMAQQRKVPNYPYHLHEQREIDALVYEMYGLDEHDIREVTLWYCRRYPALAKAQGVLAEAREKYADYLAWCDFILSKPPDYWASDPLLKLISQGESDHLEFKQSLEYVDPTTLDPNIPNDQKARVLSEKQRAVLHSALKSICAFLNSPDGGTLLIGVHDKGEIVGIKPDLDIESHN, translated from the coding sequence ATGAGTGGAATAAGCAAATTTACGAAACTCGTTGACGAGCAAGACGCACGTAACATAAAGATTACCCATGCACAGCGGCTTATTCATAAATTAGAAGCAATCAAAGTATGCGACCCTGCATGCGGAAGCGGTGCATACCTCCTCGGAATGCTACAAGAAATTCACGCTTTGCAGGTTCTGCTCGATACTGCCGCACACAGAGACACCGCACGGGATGATTACGAGCGAAAACTGAAAATAATCGAAAACTGCCTTTATGGTGTAGATATAGACGCATTCGCAATTAATATCGCCTGGCTTCGTCTGTGGCTATCACTGGTTATAGATGACCCTCGCAACCCTTTAGACGACCCTAATGCAGACGTATCTCTACCAAACCTCGATGTTAAGATTGAGGTAGGTGACAGTCTACTTGCTCCCGTACCGTCGGACTTGATGAAGGATACGAGAGGGCAGTTTGCACTTGTAAAGCCATTCATAGAAAAGTACATAAACGAGAAAAGCGAGTATTTACGTTGTGCTCCTGAAAAAAAAGCACAATTGCGTAAAGAGATGGCAAGCACGAAAAATGAGATTCGTGCATTTTTTAAGACCGAACCTCCGGTCGGTTCTCTCGATTGGGCTATAGAGTTCATTGAAGTTTTTATTGATGAAAACGGAGTATGGCGCGGTGGCTTCGATGTGGTGCTGGCTAACCCGCCGTACGGACTCAAACTCGACGACTCTGTTCGCAACCATTACTTCGACCGCAGAACCGAAGGTGCGCAAAGCAAGGACAGTTATGGCATCTTCATTGCCCAAGGTATACGCCTTCTAAAGCCAGGGGGAACGTTGTGTTACATCGTCTCAGACACGTGGCGCACCATCAGGAGCCATCTGCCTCTGCGGAAACGGTTGCTCACGCAGACCACCGTCAGCCACTTCATCGACCTTCCGAGTTGGGTCTTCGATGCGACTGTCAATACCTGCATTCTCACACTTCGGAAGGGTGCTCCAACAGAAGAACACCAGGTCATCGCTGCTGACTTGAGGGCACTTCCACGTGGGGATTGGGATACGCTCATCAAGAACCTCAACGCGATTGCATACCACGGTCCCGACCTACAGACCCTTACCTTCGCCCGCTACACCTACCCGCAATCCCTCATCGCCACTTACGAGAACTGCTCGTTCTTCATCGCATCGCCCAAACTTTACCGGCTGATGAGCGACCCGCGGTTCCAAAAACTGGGCGACATCGCAGACGTGAAAGTCGGACTGCAGACCGGTGACAACGAATACTACCTGCGCAAGCGGCCTGGGGTGCGAGGGAACTACCAGATTCTCGACGAGTCGAAACTGTTGACGGAGGAGGAGATCGCAAACCTATCGGAGGACGAGAAACGCAACGGCGTCGACCCTGCGAAGTATGGCGGCCGCCATTTCGTCCCTTATGACAAAGGCGGAGAGAGCGACGCCGATGAAGGCTGGCTGCCGAATTATTATGTTCCCACAGGCTACTTCATTGATTGGTCGCGCGACGCCGTTCACCGCCTTAGAACCGCGACCGTTGCCGACGTTAAGAGAAGGAAGGGAGAAAAGATCAAGCCTGGGGACGAAGAACGCATCGCATCTCGTTTTCAGAACTCCGAGTTTTACTTCCGAAAAGGCATCACCTTCTCTTACACAGGGTTTTATGCGCCGAATTTCAGGCTTTCGTCAGGTGCAGTGTTCGATGTTGGTGGTTCAAGTTGCTTTTGGGACAGTAATGTCGCTCCAGAATTCCTACTAGCCTTGTTAGCATCCTGCATAAACAAGTTCGTCGCTAAGAACTTCGTTGACCACACAGTCAACTTTCAGGTTGACGAGTTCAAAGAGCTCCTTGTCAATCTGAATATTGAGGATAGCAACAAACATCGATTAATTACACTTGTCGCCAGTATCATGGCTCAGCAACGCAAGGTCCCGAACTATCCTTATCACCTCCACGAGCAGCGTGAGATCGACGCCCTGGTCTATGAAATGTATGGTCTCGACGAGCACGACATCCGGGAGGTCACGCTCTGGTACTGCCGCCGCTACCCTGCGCTCGCTAAAGCGCAGGGCGTCCTCGCCGAGGCGCGCGAGAAGTACGCCGACTACCTCGCCTGGTGCGACTTCATCCTCTCCAAGCCACCGGACTATTGGGCTTCAGATCCCCTTCTAAAACTTATCTCTCAGGGTGAGAGCGACCACCTGGAGTTCAAGCAGTCCCTCGAGTACGTGGACCCGACAACCCTCGACCCAAACATCCCGAACGACCAAAAGGCACGCGTCTTATCGGAAAAACAACGTGCAGTCCTTCATTCGGCACTCAAATCAATTTGTGCCTTCCTAAACTCGCCCGATGGCGGCACACTTCTTATCGGCGTTCATGACAAAGGCGAGATTGTCGGCATCAAGCCTGATCTCGATATAGAAAGCCACAACTGA
- a CDS encoding helicase-related protein has translation MQIEQGLLETLQTLIDNRAGNQMLEAVRRLMRESIALDLATGYLELGAMLALDGDWQKLNSIRLLMGDEVTRKTKEVIVQALKERDLNGIEQAKEEDDWKTLDGLEAIKAALQNGTIDARVYTRAKFHAKALHFKTGGVVNHGIIGSSNFTRKGLTENLELNLFTSDNAQLKELEQWFQKAWEEAEDIKPELLKIIEPHIRLYSPFEIYLQAMREYFFGQAPPETTWETSESRVYHILATYQRDAYHTLRKIASTWGGALLCDGVGLGKTYVALALIERALKDGKRVMVLVPKSTQDSLWEPILQQYFPNDYHSDKNLPRNIVLIPHTDLGREGGIKEEHIEAYRAAFQTIVVDEAHHFRVPFRNRSRRLRKLAKDKEIYLLTATPINNSIFDLYWLMQYFVQDNQRRFETLGVPRLRDWFRACEAKILNEKTTPDGFIEHEEFLRNVLVLRSRKFVKELEKAQDARTIFPKRQPPRLIEYSLYKVYAQLLPEFMKAAETDKGSLHLALYETERFKTQQSKETLQKQSNIVGLIRTTLLKRLESSYKAFEASLEDLLLKHVQALEYLDEDAYKAWRGAQEDIVAAVINHRRERYASEEDKEDEEENELPPLTERREQELEELKKAVDAFGANRGEWFKQILEDMDILCQNLRGIYSNLSPDNDDKLLALIKEILNNPLLRENKFIIFTEFKDTARYLERELKKRLPDMKQRIIEVDSGRNVNNRSQIIKRFAPYYNCSQEELEEYLKHPLQILISTDVLSEGLNLQDANIVVNYDLHWNPVRLMQRIGRIDRRMDASKLVHDKAWIFNFLPPRELEKLISLARRLQDRLKIITMVLGLESPVLTPDDYVHTIDLWMEHGEGKLTVDDELRLIAAELERDYNLEWEKTKQFPNRIYSGKKGKPKGVFFAYRFKIPKSLPDGTIAENEYDWRVRWYFWDLENDKLIEDKKEIHNAIESLPDESRIVQLPREERTRIRKIVEEEGVSRDKFIMQLPSNLKTELICWMEVG, from the coding sequence ATGCAGATAGAACAAGGGTTACTTGAGACTCTTCAAACGCTTATAGACAACCGCGCTGGCAACCAAATGCTGGAAGCGGTTCGCAGGCTAATGCGCGAATCTATTGCATTAGATCTCGCGACTGGTTATCTTGAACTGGGAGCAATGCTTGCATTAGACGGTGATTGGCAAAAGCTCAATTCTATTCGCTTACTCATGGGGGACGAGGTAACCAGAAAAACGAAAGAAGTTATCGTACAAGCATTAAAGGAAAGAGATCTTAATGGAATCGAGCAAGCCAAAGAAGAAGACGACTGGAAAACTTTGGACGGATTGGAAGCCATCAAAGCCGCATTGCAAAATGGAACCATAGACGCAAGAGTCTATACCCGCGCTAAATTTCATGCTAAAGCCCTTCACTTCAAAACCGGGGGGGTGGTGAATCATGGAATTATCGGTTCCAGCAACTTTACCCGAAAAGGACTTACAGAAAACTTAGAGCTCAACCTCTTTACGAGCGATAATGCGCAACTCAAAGAACTCGAACAATGGTTCCAAAAAGCTTGGGAAGAGGCTGAGGATATTAAACCAGAACTTCTTAAGATTATAGAACCTCACATTCGCTTATATTCCCCGTTCGAAATATATCTTCAAGCGATGAGGGAGTATTTCTTTGGCCAAGCTCCTCCTGAAACTACCTGGGAAACGAGTGAGAGTCGTGTTTATCATATTCTTGCCACTTATCAACGAGACGCATACCATACGCTTAGAAAAATAGCGAGTACATGGGGGGGTGCACTTCTTTGTGATGGAGTGGGGCTCGGTAAAACCTATGTTGCACTCGCCCTCATCGAACGCGCACTCAAAGATGGCAAACGGGTGATGGTCCTTGTACCTAAAAGCACTCAGGATTCGCTGTGGGAACCGATTTTGCAACAATATTTCCCGAATGATTATCATTCTGATAAAAATCTCCCTCGTAATATCGTTCTCATTCCCCACACCGACCTAGGTCGAGAAGGAGGGATCAAAGAGGAGCACATCGAGGCGTATCGCGCTGCATTCCAAACGATCGTGGTAGACGAAGCGCACCATTTTCGCGTGCCATTCAGAAACCGAAGTAGACGATTGCGCAAACTTGCAAAAGATAAGGAAATTTATTTGTTAACTGCTACCCCTATTAACAACTCGATCTTCGATCTTTACTGGCTCATGCAATATTTCGTGCAGGATAACCAAAGACGCTTCGAAACACTAGGTGTTCCGAGATTGCGCGATTGGTTCCGAGCCTGCGAAGCGAAAATCCTAAATGAGAAAACAACTCCTGATGGATTCATAGAGCACGAGGAATTCCTGCGAAACGTTCTCGTGTTGCGCTCGCGAAAGTTCGTAAAAGAATTGGAAAAAGCCCAAGATGCAAGAACGATATTCCCGAAACGTCAGCCCCCCCGTCTCATTGAATATTCTCTCTACAAAGTATATGCACAACTCTTGCCTGAATTCATGAAGGCAGCGGAAACGGATAAAGGTTCCCTTCATTTAGCCCTATATGAAACAGAGCGATTCAAGACACAACAAAGCAAAGAAACCCTGCAAAAGCAATCGAACATCGTAGGACTTATTCGTACAACACTTCTAAAACGGCTCGAAAGTTCCTACAAAGCTTTCGAAGCCAGTTTGGAAGACCTCCTTCTCAAACACGTGCAAGCATTAGAATATCTCGACGAAGATGCCTATAAAGCATGGCGTGGAGCGCAAGAAGACATCGTCGCTGCTGTCATAAACCATAGGAGGGAACGCTACGCATCTGAGGAAGACAAAGAAGACGAAGAAGAAAATGAATTACCGCCTCTTACCGAAAGACGCGAGCAAGAATTAGAAGAACTCAAAAAAGCCGTAGACGCCTTCGGTGCAAACCGAGGCGAATGGTTCAAACAAATACTCGAGGATATGGACATACTCTGTCAAAATTTGCGTGGAATTTATAGCAACCTCTCTCCCGATAACGACGACAAACTCCTCGCTCTCATCAAGGAAATTCTAAATAACCCGCTTCTTCGAGAAAACAAATTTATCATCTTCACGGAATTCAAAGACACCGCAAGATATTTAGAGCGAGAACTCAAAAAACGCCTCCCGGATATGAAGCAACGAATCATCGAAGTAGACAGTGGAAGGAATGTAAACAACCGGTCGCAAATCATCAAACGATTCGCACCGTATTACAACTGTTCTCAAGAAGAACTCGAAGAATACCTCAAACATCCTTTGCAAATTCTCATCTCTACAGACGTCTTGAGCGAAGGCCTCAACCTACAAGATGCGAACATTGTTGTCAATTATGACCTTCACTGGAATCCTGTTCGCCTCATGCAGCGAATCGGGCGCATAGACCGCAGAATGGACGCTTCGAAACTCGTGCATGATAAGGCTTGGATTTTTAACTTCTTACCCCCCCGCGAACTGGAAAAATTGATATCCCTCGCAAGACGCTTGCAAGACAGACTCAAAATTATTACGATGGTGCTTGGACTCGAATCACCTGTCTTAACACCGGATGACTACGTGCATACAATCGACCTCTGGATGGAACATGGCGAAGGAAAACTTACCGTCGATGACGAACTTCGCTTGATAGCAGCCGAATTAGAACGTGATTATAATTTAGAATGGGAGAAAACAAAACAATTTCCGAATCGAATCTACTCCGGAAAGAAAGGGAAACCCAAAGGCGTGTTCTTTGCTTATCGCTTTAAAATTCCGAAAAGCCTGCCAGACGGCACAATCGCAGAAAATGAATACGACTGGCGCGTTCGATGGTATTTCTGGGATTTAGAAAATGACAAACTCATTGAAGACAAAAAAGAAATTCATAATGCGATCGAATCGCTGCCAGACGAATCGAGAATCGTGCAACTGCCGCGAGAAGAACGAACACGCATTCGAAAAATTGTAGAAGAAGAAGGGGTGAGTCGTGATAAATTTATTATGCAACTCCCATCGAATTTGAAAACAGAACTGATTTGCTGGATGGAGGTAGGGTAA